Proteins from a single region of Takifugu rubripes chromosome 4, fTakRub1.2, whole genome shotgun sequence:
- the pla2g12b gene encoding group XIIB secretory phospholipase A2-like protein isoform X1, with the protein MLLRTVLLLLLCTSVGMCATLVSYQTVQMEQAVPVVDIAAASEDASAPEAALDPELGSDPPADTHGVDNSTAGEAGEDLPAADGAGTDKDRPSGDASMLQAVTAEAAASKQPSPVMEGNGIGPGQTKSPSRPLAEDESGWSLGSIRKRFQAVHGYFDSLVELAGGQNGVCQYRCRHGELPQPRPGYQSSEPDGCGSSIMGFQQLDLGIPAMTQCCNELDVCYGTCGTNKNDCDSEFRLCLGSICKDINKSLGFASEVKACSSAADALHNTVATLGCRSYMNSQRAACVCSEEERDEL; encoded by the exons ATGTTGCTTCGGACtgttctcctgctccttctctgCACGTCTGTGGGGATGTGTGCAACTTTAGTCAGCTACCAAACTGTACAAATGGAACAGGCTGTCCCTGTTGTTGACATCGCAGCTGCCTCCGAAGACGCCTCTGCACCAGAAGCAGCTCTGGACCCAGAACTCGGTAGCGACCCACCCGCTGACACCCACGGTGTGGATAACTCCACAGCAGGGGAAGCTGGAGAGGATCTCCCTGCGGCAGATGGTGCAGGGACAGACAAGGACAGACCTTCTGGAGATGCATCTATGCTGCAGGCTGTgactgctgaagctgcagcttcaaAACAACCATCTCCTGTGATGGAGGGGAATGGCATCGGACCGGGCCAGACAAAGTCTCCCAGCAGACCCCTGGCAGAGGATGAGAGTGGATGGAGCCTCGGTTCAATTAGGAAACGTTTCCAGGCTGTCCATGGATACTTTGACTCGCTGGTGGAGCTGGCAGGGGGGCAGAACGGTGTGTGTCAGTACCGCTGCAGACACG GAGAGCTTCCTCAGCCCCGGCCTGGCTACCAGTCCTCAGAGCCAGATGGCTGCGGCTCCTCCATCATGGGATTCCAG CAGCTCGACCTGGGGATCCCTGCCATGACACAGTGCTGCAACGAGCTGGACGTGTGCTACGGAACCTGCGGGACAAACAAGAACGACTGTGACTCAGAGTTCCGCCTGTGCCTCGGCAGCATCTGCAAAGACATCAATAAGAGTTTGGGCTTTgcttcagaggtcaaag cGTGTTCCTCAGCGGCTGATGCGCTCCACAACACAGTGGCGACCCTCGGCTGCAGGTCCTACATGAACAGCCAGAGGGCAGCATGTGTCTGCAGCgaagaagagagagatgaaCTGTGA
- the pla2g12b gene encoding group XIIB secretory phospholipase A2-like protein isoform X2 yields MLLRTVLLLLLCTSVGMCATLVSYQTVQMEQAVPVVDIAAASEDASAPEAALDPELGSDPPADTHGVDNSTAGEAGEDLPAADGAGTDKDRPSGDASMLQAVTAEAAASKQPSPVMEGNGIGPGQTKSPSRPLAEDESGWSLGSIRKRFQAVHGYFDSLVELAGGQNGVCQYRCRHGELPQPRPGYQSSEPDGCGSSIMGFQLDLGIPAMTQCCNELDVCYGTCGTNKNDCDSEFRLCLGSICKDINKSLGFASEVKACSSAADALHNTVATLGCRSYMNSQRAACVCSEEERDEL; encoded by the exons ATGTTGCTTCGGACtgttctcctgctccttctctgCACGTCTGTGGGGATGTGTGCAACTTTAGTCAGCTACCAAACTGTACAAATGGAACAGGCTGTCCCTGTTGTTGACATCGCAGCTGCCTCCGAAGACGCCTCTGCACCAGAAGCAGCTCTGGACCCAGAACTCGGTAGCGACCCACCCGCTGACACCCACGGTGTGGATAACTCCACAGCAGGGGAAGCTGGAGAGGATCTCCCTGCGGCAGATGGTGCAGGGACAGACAAGGACAGACCTTCTGGAGATGCATCTATGCTGCAGGCTGTgactgctgaagctgcagcttcaaAACAACCATCTCCTGTGATGGAGGGGAATGGCATCGGACCGGGCCAGACAAAGTCTCCCAGCAGACCCCTGGCAGAGGATGAGAGTGGATGGAGCCTCGGTTCAATTAGGAAACGTTTCCAGGCTGTCCATGGATACTTTGACTCGCTGGTGGAGCTGGCAGGGGGGCAGAACGGTGTGTGTCAGTACCGCTGCAGACACG GAGAGCTTCCTCAGCCCCGGCCTGGCTACCAGTCCTCAGAGCCAGATGGCTGCGGCTCCTCCATCATGGGATTCCAG CTCGACCTGGGGATCCCTGCCATGACACAGTGCTGCAACGAGCTGGACGTGTGCTACGGAACCTGCGGGACAAACAAGAACGACTGTGACTCAGAGTTCCGCCTGTGCCTCGGCAGCATCTGCAAAGACATCAATAAGAGTTTGGGCTTTgcttcagaggtcaaag cGTGTTCCTCAGCGGCTGATGCGCTCCACAACACAGTGGCGACCCTCGGCTGCAGGTCCTACATGAACAGCCAGAGGGCAGCATGTGTCTGCAGCgaagaagagagagatgaaCTGTGA